From Erigeron canadensis isolate Cc75 chromosome 8, C_canadensis_v1, whole genome shotgun sequence, one genomic window encodes:
- the LOC122610250 gene encoding ATP-dependent DNA helicase PIF1-like: MTNEQLGVYNEIISAVEKNEGGVFFLYGYGGTGKTFVSKTLSSAIRAKGDIVLNVASSGIAALLLEGGLLIKTRLIIWDEAPMMHRHCFETLDRTLRDILSTTSSSCADKPFGGKFGCPQQTLHEVKKFVDWILRIGEGTIGEDNDGEADIRLPDEVLIKSEGDHIKSMVECIYPDINEHIDEPNYFQEKAILVPTNEEVDKINDYVLSLIQGEEMTYYSSDSPCPEEVNDVFEQSVYLSAVLNGFKLSGVPNHKLTLKVGVPIMLLQNIDQANGLCNGTRLQITRMAPHVIEARIITGSNAGKMTYLPRMCIIPSDRRIPYKFQRRQFPLVPCFAMTINKSQGQSLGKVGLFLQRPVFTHGQLYVAVSRVTSKDGLKVLICNEDGSASNTTKNVVFKEKQAVQHDDEELALTLSSSKGRPDVQKLKIPKLEKF; encoded by the exons ATGACGAATGAACAGTTAGGTGTGTACAATGAAATCATTTCAGCTGTTGAAAAGAATGAAGGTggggtattttttttatatggttaTGGTGGGACTGGAAAGACCTTTGTGTCTAAGACCTTATCTTCAGCCATTCGTGCAAAGGGAGATATCGTTCTGAATGTAGCATCCAGTGGCATAGCTGCTCTTCTGCTTGAAGGGG GTTTGTTAATAAAAACACGTCTCATTATCTGGGATGAGGCACCAATGATGCATAGGCATTGTTTTGAAACATTGGATAGAACTTTGCGTGATATCTTGTCAACGACCTCTTCATCTTGTGCGGATAAACCATTCGGTGGTAAG TTTGGCTGCCCCCAGCAAACACTGCATGAGGTCAAAAAGTTTGTGGATTGGATACTTCGAATCGGTGAAGGTACGATTGGAGAAGACAATGACGGCGAAGCGGACATCAGATTACCCGATGAGGTCCTTATCAAATCTGAAGGAGATCACATTAAGTCCATGGTTGAGTGTATCTATCCAGATATTAATGAACACATCGATGAACCAAACTACTTTCAAGAGAAAGCAATCTTGGTTCCAACAAATGAGGAAGTTGATAAGATTAATGATTATGTGTTATCTCTTATACAGGGAGAGGAGATGACATATTACAGTTCGGATAGTCCATGTCCAGAAGAGGTTAATGATGTGTTCGAACAATCTGTTTACTTGTCCGCCGTGTTGAATGGTTTTAAACTTTCAGGTGTTCCGAACCACAAGTTGACCCTAAAAGTAGGTGTGCCGATTATGTTGCTTCAAAATATAGACCAAGCTAACGGTCTATGCAATGGTACACGTCTCCAGATTACCAGAATGGCACCTCATGTAATAGAAGCTAGGATTATTACTGGCTCAAATGCAGGTAAGATGACATATTTGCCTCGCATGTGTATCATCCCATCCGATCGTCGAATACCATATAAGTTTCAGAGGCGTCAATTTCCCTTGGTGCCTTGCTTTGCCATGACTATAAATAAAAGTCAAGGACAATCGTTGGGCAAAGTTGGATTGTTTTTGCAACGACCTGTTTTCACACATGGTCAGCTATATGTGGCTGTTTCAAGAGTTACGAGCAAGGATGGTTTGAAAGTACTTATTTGTAATGAAGATGGATCAGCTTCAAACACAACGAAAAATGTTGTCTTTAAGGAG AAGCAAGCGGTTCAGCATGATGATGAAGAGTTGGCTCTCACTCTTTCATCTTCAAAGGGGCGTCCTGATGTCCAAAAGTTGAAGATCCCTAAACTGGAGAAGTTTTAA